From the Musa acuminata AAA Group cultivar baxijiao chromosome BXJ3-7, Cavendish_Baxijiao_AAA, whole genome shotgun sequence genome, one window contains:
- the LOC108953351 gene encoding probable protein S-acyltransferase 4, with product MATPAQQANPRRLYQVWKGNNRFFCGGRLIFGPDVASLLLSTLLIVGPAITFCCQIIIKLHEDEKSDENPDRPMLWLSILMVAFFVTISDLVFLFMTSSIDPGIVPRNTGPPGTDESVNVNTPSMEWIHGRTPQLQLPRARTKDEIVNGFAVKVKYCETCMLYRPPRASHCSVCNNCVHKFDHHCPWIGQCIGQRNYRFFFFFISTSTFLCIYVFTFSWLNIITEMNHHQYTIWKAMKCEILSPMLIVYTFIAVWFVGGLTVFHFYLICTNQTTNENFRWRYDKKQNPYDKGFLRNFGDVFLSEIQPSMHDFRSWVTEETIQVEFYTPNIDADVISPTENIDIEISTEPAIDDNLSVPSIQQNFDCSSNDALDPSVYPVTQNPSFHAPTHSMESYDGENGMPTDETKGEDVGGPVKDESVIKHSCSNMVVTPVEDVDMRST from the exons ATGGCGACGCCGGCGCAGCAAGCGAACCCCAGGAGGCTGTACCAAGTTTGGAAGGGAAACAAC AGGTTCTTCTGTGGCGGCAGATTGATATTTGGTCCAGATGTAGCCTCATTACTTCTATCAACACTTCTAATAGTCGGTCCAGCCATCACATTCTGTTGCCAGATCATCATAAAACTCCATGAGGATGAGAAGTCAGATGAGAACCCTGATCGTCCAATGCTTTGGCTTTCGATTCTGATGGTGGCATTTTTTGTCACCATATCT GATCTGGTGTTTCTCTTCATGACATCTAGCATAGACCCAGGTATCGTGCCAAGAAACACGGGGCCACCAGGAACAGATGAATCAGTTAATGTCAACACTCCATCGATGGAATGGATCCACGGAAGAACCCCACAGTTGCAATTGCCTAGAGCTAGAACGAAGGATGAAATCGTGAATGGTTTTGCTGTCAAAGTAAAATACTGTGAAACATGCATGCTGTATCGTCCACCCCGTGCTTCGCATTGCTCGGTTTGCAACAACTGCGTGCATAAATTTGATCACCATTGCCCATGGATTGGTCAGTGCATTGGACAG CGAAACTacaggttcttcttcttctttatatcAACATCAACATTTCTCTGCATATATGTCTTCACATTTTCGTGGCTGAACATTATTACCGAAATGAATCACCACCAATACACCATTTGGAAGGCAATGAAATGTGAGATTCTATCTCCTATGCTCATAGTATACACCTTCATCGCAGTGTGGTTTGTTGGTGGTCTCACTGTTTTCCACTTCTATCTAATCTGCACAAATCAG ACGACTAATGAGAACTTCCGATGGCGCTACGACAAGAAACAAAATCCCTATGACAAGGGTTTCTTGAGAAATTTCGGTGATGTATTTTTGTCAGAAATCCAACCTTCAATGCATGATTTCCGATCATGGGTGACTGAAGAAACAATACAAGTTGAATTTTATACCCCAAACATTGATGCAGATGTCATAAGCCCGACGGAGAATATTGACATAGAAATCAGCACAGAACCTGCAATAGATGATAATTTGTCTGTTCCAAGCATACAGCAGAATTTTGATTGCAGTAGCAATGATGCATTAGATCCTTCTGTTTATCCTGTCACCCAGAATCCTTCTTTTCATGCACCAACACATTCTATGGAAAGCTATGATGGTGAAAATGGAATGCCTACAGATGAAACAAAAGGTGAGGATGTTGGTGGACCTGTAAAAGATGAAAGTGTCATTAAGCATAGCTGCTCAAATATGGTCGTAACTCCTGTTGAGGATGTTGACATGCGATCCACATGA